The Bacteroidota bacterium nucleotide sequence AGTCGCGGCCAACAAACGTATTTACATTTTTCAGTCCAAGTGTTTGTGCTGCCTGTATCACTTTTTTGATGTGGTCCTGGTATACCTTGGCTTCTTTTTCGTCGGGGGCTAGCGGATTCGGGTAATAGCCCAGGGCACTGATGGTAACGCCCGTTTCTTCCATCAGGGCGTGCACAGCTGCTGCTTCTTTTTTGCCAAAGCCCTCTACATTGATGTGGGTAATGCCTGCGTATCGCCGGCTGGCTTTCCCTTTCGGCCAACACATGACCTCCACACAATCATACCCAACTTCAGCAGCGTATGTGAGCACTTCTTTCAAAGACAACTCGGGCAGAATGGCACTGACAAATCCTAGTTTCATGGTTTGATTGGTTGAAGGTTGCTAGTTGAAGGTTGAAAAGTTTACGAGATGCGGCAATCGACATTCGAACTATACCGTTACCCAGCGTTCTTCGCGGTGGCTTTTCAAGATGGCATCACAGAGTTCAATTTCCCGGTGGCCTTCTGCGAAGGTTGGATATAGTGCATCTTCGGCGGGAATTCCTTCTGCGATGGCGGTATAGAAAGCGCGGAAACACTGTTTGAACGAGTCTGGATAGCCTTCGTTGTGACCACCAGGATAGTTAGCAAACGGCCATGCCAGGTCTGAAAGCAGGGCAGGATCTCTGCCTAGAATTTCGTTGGGTTTATCCCGGTAGCCCAGCCAAAGGTCGTTGGGGTGCTCGCTGGACCAATGTAAAGCGCCTTTTGAGCCGCTGATTTCGTATTGCATGGTATTTTTTCTGCCAGCCGTAACCTGCGAAACCCAGAGTACCGCGCGTTGCCCACCACTGAAGCGAAGCAATACAGTGCCGGCATCGTCTGTGGTAATATCAATGTCTTCTACCTCTGTGGGCGCCTGGCCTTTTACCGCTAAAGGTGGCCACTTCGCCGAGCGGGCGTTTACGTACGGGATGCACCGTTTTGAGGTCAGCAAACACGGCTTCCACTTCGAGCCCAGTGATGAACGAAATCAGGTCCATCCAATGCGTGCCAATGTCTGAAACAGCCCGTAGTTCTCCGCCCTGCGCTGCAAGTACGCGCCAGTTGTAATCCGTATCGTACAACAACCAGTCTTGCACATAGCTGCCTTTGATGGCCAGGACTTCGCCAAGCGCGCCACTGCTGATGCGGGCTTTGGATTCGAGGTTCAGCGGGAAGTACCGCTGGTTGTAGCAAACGCCGGCGGCAAGCCCCGATGCTGCAGCCAGTTGCACCAGTTCTGCAGATTCATCCGCCTGCATTGCCAATGGCTTCTCACACATCACGTGTTTGCCAGCAGCCAGCGCGCGTTTTGACATGTCGTAATGCAAGACATTTGGTACCGCCAGATGCACCACATCAACCCGGTCATCTGCAAGCACTTCTTCGAAAGATGCGTACGCCTTTTCGAGACCCATTTGATGCCGGGCAGATTCCGACTTGGCCGGCGAACTGCCCATCACACCGTGCACACGCACACCTAGCCGTATCAAAGCTTCAACGTGAACAGGCCCTATAAATCCTGTACCAACAACAGCTGCGCCTAATTTGTGTATATCCATGCCTGTCTCCTGTTAGACTTGTCTCCTGCGATCATCATAAGGGATGCGCTGGAAATTAGATGGCGGCAAACGTTATTTCAAGGGGCAACCCATTTTTATAAGTCTGGCTTTACAAGAACCGCGATTTGACCCGACCCCATAACACATCGTGATCAAATGCAAGGGCTAGCGCATCAATTTCATCCTTTTGCGCCCATTTGTAGGCAGAGACCTCATCGCCGGCAATGGCATCCGCATGATCTACTGTTGCAAAATAGGCAATGTCGAAAATGTGATCGCGCGGGTCGCGTTTGGGATGGGACCGCACATCAATGAGTTGCAATTTGGACCGGTCCAGTCTGATTCCTGTCTCTTCATACAGTTCGCGCACGGCAGCGTCTTCGATTTCTTCTTTTCCTACGTCCAGAAATCCGCCGGGAAACGCAAAGCAGCCTTTAAACGGGTTGATATCCCGTTCTATCAATAAGAAACTGTTTTTGGATATATCGAACAGTACAACGGTGGCTGCGACGCTTGGGTGGGGAAATTCGTAAGCGTAATATTGTTTACCGTTGACTGCTTCCACCATGAACACATTGGCAACAGGCGCACCTGGTGCCGGCGGCAGTATTTTGCCTGATTCCCCAAATTCCTTTGTCATGTTGTCCTTCCTTCCAGGGTCCATGGGGTATGCCTGATAACTAGTTGTTAAATGGGGTTCTATCCTATATTTTGAAGCAGCTTCACGATGCACTGCTGCCAACCCTATGAGCCGAAATCTACAAAAGTGTTGTAACAAAGACAGACCCATACGTTTGTTCTGCCATTTTTAGAGAAGCTCCGAAATTTTCGGCAATCCGAATCAGATGCTGTAATATGATGTCCCGCCGTCTTTCATACAGCCCGATTATCGATGAAGCCCTAGCTCAGAAAGAGATGGGAATTTGTCTGATCAACTGTTTCTTTGGCCAGCGGCCCGCTGGTCTCTCGTTCGTATTGGATGCGTTTGCTCAAAATACTACAGTTAATTTTCTGCTTTTCTCTGATTGCATCTCGCCCAACGATACGCCAGATAACATAACAGTGATTCCCAGTACACTGACAGATATTAGGAAACTGGCTGCGGCAAAACTTGGCCTACCGGTGCATATTACCCACCCTTACAAGCTCTGTGATTTCTATGCAGCTTACGGGAAAATTTTTGAGGACTACCTCGTGCCGTTCTCTTTTTGGGGGACAGTCGACCTTGATGTATTACTGGGACACATCCCCACATTTATCACATCCGGCTTACTCAACAACCATGATGTAATCAGCGGGCACGAAGATTATGTAGCCGGCCACTTTACGCTGTACCGAAACACCCCAGCAATCACAACCCTGTATTCCCAAAGCCATGATGTTGAGCGCGTTTTTCTTGCTGAAAAACATATGGGATTTGAAGAATGCGGGCAACGCTGGATGGAGTTTAGAAAACGCAAAAAACTGGCTTATTCGAAATCAAAAATAGACAGCATAACCCATGTTCTGCGCCGGCTGGCAAAGAAAAACCAGGCCCGCGTCAGTTTCAATCCTTTTGTCAGGGAACGAACACTCTTGCACAACACGCATTGGCTACTAGCCTGGCAAAACGGACACCTGTATGATGTAGTCGATGATCAGGAAATCTTGTATTTCCACTTTCACATGATGCAACCCGGTTTTCGAATTCCAGACTGGACCTCCTTGCCAGACACATTCTACATCAACAAACACGGCTTCTTTATCTGATTCCGTATTGTTCACAAACAACGCATGCAACTAACACCTGACATATCTCCCCCCAAAACCGGTGCCTCAACTGATGCTCCGGTACAGCAGTCAGTGTGTCTCGTTATTTGCTACTTTGGAAAAGCGCCAGCGTGGATGAGATTTTTCTTCAAATCGTGTGCACATAATCCCGATATCAACTTCCTCATTTTCACGGATTGTATCAGCCAGGAAGAGGCGCCGATAAATGTAAAGGTGGTTCCTTGCACGCTGGCGGACATCAGGTCGCACGCAACCAGCACGCTCCAATTCGATGCCGTACTGGATAGACCTTACAAGCTGTGCGATTACAAAGCAGCGTACGGAGCCATTTTCGCCTCGTATTTGTCACCCTACTCATTTTGGGGTATGACAGACCTGGATATTGTCTTTGGCGACATCACGGCCTTCATTACCACTGAATTGCTCCAGACTAACGATGTAATCAATGCACATAGCGATTACCTTGTTGGTCACTTTTCGCTCTATAGAAACGAAGCGCCGTACAACCGGCTATTTGAGATAAGCCGCGATTATAAGACGGTTTATACGTCCCCTAAGGTGTACTCCTTTGCCGAGTGCAACTTCGCATGGACTGCGTTTTCTCGTAAGCAAGCGCGC carries:
- a CDS encoding DUF6625 family protein, which translates into the protein MMSRRLSYSPIIDEALAQKEMGICLINCFFGQRPAGLSFVLDAFAQNTTVNFLLFSDCISPNDTPDNITVIPSTLTDIRKLAAAKLGLPVHITHPYKLCDFYAAYGKIFEDYLVPFSFWGTVDLDVLLGHIPTFITSGLLNNHDVISGHEDYVAGHFTLYRNTPAITTLYSQSHDVERVFLAEKHMGFEECGQRWMEFRKRKKLAYSKSKIDSITHVLRRLAKKNQARVSFNPFVRERTLLHNTHWLLAWQNGHLYDVVDDQEILYFHFHMMQPGFRIPDWTSLPDTFYINKHGFFI
- a CDS encoding Gfo/Idh/MocA family oxidoreductase, whose amino-acid sequence is MLTSKRCIPYVNARSAKWPPLAVKGQAPTEVEDIDITTDDAGTVLLRFSGGQRAVLWVSQVTAGRKNTMQYEISGSKGALHWSSEHPNDLWLGYRDKPNEILGRDPALLSDLAWPFANYPGGHNEGYPDSFKQCFRAFYTAIAEGIPAEDALYPTFAEGHREIELCDAILKSHREERWVTV
- a CDS encoding DUF6625 family protein, with translation MQLTPDISPPKTGASTDAPVQQSVCLVICYFGKAPAWMRFFFKSCAHNPDINFLIFTDCISQEEAPINVKVVPCTLADIRSHATSTLQFDAVLDRPYKLCDYKAAYGAIFASYLSPYSFWGMTDLDIVFGDITAFITTELLQTNDVINAHSDYLVGHFSLYRNEAPYNRLFEISRDYKTVYTSPKVYSFAECNFAWTAFSRKQARLTEKAVEIESMTHLVNRLADTDQLKTCFLPLVREKPQLHKQNWLLRWHNGKLSDISLDEEIMYFHFHLFKKSPRFRIPAWQSIPDTFYINKHGFFA
- a CDS encoding NUDIX hydrolase, coding for MTKEFGESGKILPPAPGAPVANVFMVEAVNGKQYYAYEFPHPSVAATVVLFDISKNSFLLIERDINPFKGCFAFPGGFLDVGKEEIEDAAVRELYEETGIRLDRSKLQLIDVRSHPKRDPRDHIFDIAYFATVDHADAIAGDEVSAYKWAQKDEIDALALAFDHDVLWGRVKSRFL
- a CDS encoding Gfo/Idh/MocA family oxidoreductase; the encoded protein is MDIHKLGAAVVGTGFIGPVHVEALIRLGVRVHGVMGSSPAKSESARHQMGLEKAYASFEEVLADDRVDVVHLAVPNVLHYDMSKRALAAGKHVMCEKPLAMQADESAELVQLAAASGLAAGVCYNQRYFPLNLESKARISSGALGEVLAIKGSYVQDWLLYDTDYNWRVLAAQGGELRAVSDIGTHWMDLISFITGLEVEAVFADLKTVHPVRKRPLGEVATFSGKRPGAHRGRRH